One Sanguibacter keddieii DSM 10542 genomic window carries:
- a CDS encoding LacI family DNA-binding transcriptional regulator has product MDLPRARHEYLLREVELRGSVRSAQAATHLGVSEVTVRRDIAALDRDGRLVRVHGGAIAARSTRAPTAARALVGVVVPSTTAHFPQMVRGMEALAPSLHARLVLGVSHYRPEVEEAQTERLLALGVSGLVLAPTLRDRDEAQLGRWLATLTVPVVLVERRVEPPGARELDLARTDHAHGAVIAVEHLARLGHTRVALAVYDRTPTAPWIRQGHADAVARLGLDAAPDTSLPKGYDDPAELAQALEALLDDCAATGTRAVLVHTDDHAARLVETALDRGMRVPEDLAVVAYDDENAELAAVPLTAVTPPRREVGREALRLVLDRVGDVGQGEGVRASRHVELLPRLTVRESCGAALGGAAPDGAGLTGPVARRS; this is encoded by the coding sequence GTGGACCTGCCCCGAGCACGCCACGAGTACCTGCTGCGCGAGGTCGAGCTGCGCGGCAGCGTCCGGTCCGCGCAGGCCGCCACGCACCTCGGGGTCTCCGAGGTCACCGTGCGCCGCGACATCGCCGCCCTCGACCGCGACGGCCGACTCGTCCGCGTGCACGGCGGCGCGATCGCCGCCCGCTCCACCCGCGCACCCACCGCCGCCCGGGCGCTCGTCGGCGTCGTCGTGCCGAGCACCACCGCCCACTTCCCGCAGATGGTCCGCGGCATGGAGGCCCTCGCGCCCTCCCTCCACGCCCGCCTCGTCCTCGGTGTCTCCCACTACCGACCCGAGGTCGAGGAGGCCCAGACGGAACGCCTCCTCGCGCTCGGCGTCTCCGGCCTGGTGCTCGCCCCCACCCTCCGCGACCGCGACGAGGCCCAGCTCGGCCGCTGGCTCGCGACGCTCACCGTGCCCGTCGTCCTCGTCGAGCGCCGCGTCGAGCCGCCCGGCGCCCGCGAGCTCGACCTCGCCCGCACCGACCACGCGCACGGCGCCGTGATCGCCGTCGAGCACCTCGCCCGCCTGGGGCACACGCGGGTCGCGCTCGCGGTCTACGACCGCACGCCCACGGCACCCTGGATCCGCCAGGGTCACGCCGACGCCGTCGCCCGGCTCGGGCTCGACGCCGCGCCGGACACGTCCCTGCCCAAGGGGTACGACGACCCGGCCGAGCTCGCCCAGGCCCTCGAGGCGCTGCTCGACGACTGCGCCGCGACGGGCACCCGCGCCGTCCTGGTGCACACCGACGACCACGCCGCGCGCCTCGTCGAGACCGCCCTCGACCGCGGGATGCGGGTGCCCGAGGACCTCGCGGTCGTCGCCTACGACGACGAGAACGCGGAGCTCGCCGCCGTCCCGCTCACCGCTGTGACCCCGCCGCGGCGCGAGGTGGGGCGCGAGGCGCTGCGGCTCGTCCTCGACCGGGTGGGTGATGTCGGGCAGGGCGAGGGCGTGCGCGCGTCCCGGCACGTCGAGCTGCTGCCGCGCCTCACAGTGCGCGAGTCCTGCGGCGCCGCGCTGGGCGGTGCTGCACCGGACGGCGCCGGGCTGACTGGTCCGGTGGCACGTCGTTCGTGA
- a CDS encoding ABC transporter substrate-binding protein, protein MRRPHARATTGPTVSAAGRATRRARTAVAGALAVVLLTAGCSSGDADAGGKTVIDFTWWGDVSRAERYEEAVAVFEKENPDIDVRTSYGAWDSYWSSRNVEAASGNLPDVMQMDIAYVTEYGSTGRLAPLDEHIGSTIDVSTLPDTLLPTGQIDGTTVAIPTSTATLATMVNTDLFTELGVDVPTEPLTWDEYDTLLGDLATAGASGDPTVYGSVDYTQIFWLFQIWLGQQGKTMFDGDALGFDESDLATWWERAQPLHADGTFMPPARLTQLEGVDALGIGETASEISWDNFLVRFSEGSRSGTLELLQPPADDPDQSGLFLKPSLLLSVGANTEHPEESAKLVDFLTNSPEVGEIFGMSRGVPSSSSAIEGFEPEGLDLQILEYEQSLEPYLTSSPPPPVSGFGTLESTFVRLSEELGYGTMTVDQAVEQWFAEAESVLAS, encoded by the coding sequence ATGAGGCGACCACACGCACGAGCGACGACAGGACCCACCGTCTCGGCGGCAGGCCGGGCGACCCGACGAGCGCGGACGGCCGTGGCCGGTGCCCTGGCCGTGGTGCTCCTGACGGCAGGGTGCTCCAGCGGCGACGCCGACGCCGGCGGCAAGACGGTCATCGACTTCACGTGGTGGGGCGACGTGTCCCGCGCCGAGCGCTACGAGGAGGCCGTGGCGGTCTTCGAGAAGGAGAACCCCGACATCGACGTCCGCACCAGCTACGGCGCGTGGGACAGCTACTGGTCCTCGCGCAACGTCGAGGCCGCGAGCGGGAACCTGCCCGACGTCATGCAGATGGACATCGCCTACGTCACCGAGTACGGCTCGACCGGGCGCCTCGCGCCCCTCGACGAGCACATCGGCAGCACCATCGACGTGAGCACCCTGCCCGACACCCTCCTGCCCACCGGGCAGATCGACGGGACCACCGTCGCGATCCCCACGAGCACCGCGACGCTCGCGACCATGGTCAACACCGACCTCTTCACCGAGCTCGGCGTCGACGTCCCGACCGAGCCGCTCACCTGGGACGAGTACGACACGCTCCTCGGCGACCTCGCGACCGCCGGTGCGTCCGGCGACCCGACGGTCTACGGGTCGGTCGACTACACGCAGATCTTCTGGCTGTTCCAGATCTGGCTCGGCCAGCAGGGCAAGACGATGTTCGACGGCGACGCCCTCGGCTTCGACGAGTCCGACCTCGCCACCTGGTGGGAGCGCGCGCAGCCCTTGCACGCGGACGGCACCTTCATGCCGCCGGCGCGCCTCACCCAGCTCGAGGGCGTCGACGCCCTCGGCATCGGGGAGACCGCGTCGGAGATCAGCTGGGACAACTTCCTGGTGCGCTTCAGCGAGGGCAGCCGCAGCGGCACCCTCGAGCTGCTGCAGCCGCCCGCCGACGACCCCGACCAGTCCGGGCTGTTCCTCAAGCCGTCGCTGCTGCTGTCGGTGGGGGCGAACACGGAGCACCCCGAGGAGTCGGCGAAGCTGGTCGACTTCCTCACCAACAGCCCCGAGGTCGGCGAGATCTTCGGGATGTCGCGGGGCGTCCCGTCGTCGAGCAGTGCCATCGAGGGCTTCGAGCCCGAGGGCCTCGACCTGCAGATCCTCGAGTACGAGCAGTCCCTCGAGCCGTACCTCACCAGCTCCCCGCCGCCGCCCGTCTCGGGCTTCGGCACCCTCGAGTCCACGTTCGTCCGCCTCAGCGAGGAGCTCGGCTACGGGACGATGACGGTCGACCAGGCCGTCGAGCAGTGGTTCGCCGAGGCCGAGAGCGTCCTGGCGAGCTGA
- a CDS encoding PIN domain-containing protein translates to MFAAVLDTCVLWPSLQRDFLLSLAAEGLYRPLWSSAVLAELQEHETRKLVGRGADPEGADAAARHLVGAMRRAFDDACVSGWEPLEGTFGLPDIDDEHLVAAAVVGGAGVIVTDNLRDLPVEKMPSGVQVVTPRDFALETVEVSPALARRALVEISIRSVRTPRTVDQLLDILDVRYGMSAAVSLLRRVG, encoded by the coding sequence GTGTTCGCCGCGGTCCTCGACACCTGTGTCCTCTGGCCCAGCCTCCAGCGCGACTTCTTGCTCAGCCTCGCAGCCGAAGGACTGTACCGGCCGCTGTGGTCGTCGGCCGTCCTCGCTGAGCTGCAGGAGCACGAGACCCGAAAGCTCGTCGGCCGCGGAGCAGACCCTGAAGGCGCCGACGCCGCGGCGCGCCATCTCGTCGGCGCGATGCGTCGAGCCTTCGACGACGCCTGCGTCTCCGGCTGGGAACCGCTCGAGGGCACCTTCGGGCTGCCGGACATCGATGACGAGCACCTGGTTGCCGCAGCGGTCGTCGGCGGGGCTGGGGTGATCGTCACGGACAACCTCCGAGACCTCCCGGTCGAGAAGATGCCATCAGGTGTCCAGGTGGTCACACCTCGGGACTTCGCGCTCGAGACGGTGGAGGTCTCGCCGGCGCTCGCGCGACGAGCGCTGGTCGAGATCTCCATCCGGTCCGTCCGGACGCCGCGGACCGTCGACCAGCTCCTGGACATCTTGGACGTCCGCTACGGCATGTCCGCCGCCGTCAGCCTCCTGCGTCGGGTGGGCTGA
- a CDS encoding helix-turn-helix domain-containing protein → MSGAELVEQTFLPSQAGELAEVHSFLEAHERKHGTVPQRYLLVGDGEGDQVELPESMYHLLHQVVDALTAGRAVTIAPRSTTLTTQQAADLLGVSRPTVVRLIDSGELPAERPGTRRQLLLRDVLDYRERRRQHQYDVLAATSIEIDDDDPGEALAQLRDVRSTVARRRRAAMTESGQ, encoded by the coding sequence GTGTCCGGAGCTGAGCTCGTAGAGCAGACATTCCTCCCCAGCCAGGCCGGTGAGCTCGCCGAGGTTCACAGCTTCCTGGAGGCGCACGAGCGCAAGCACGGCACGGTCCCGCAGCGGTACCTTCTCGTCGGCGACGGGGAGGGCGACCAGGTCGAGCTGCCGGAGTCGATGTACCACCTGCTGCACCAGGTCGTCGATGCGCTGACAGCCGGCCGGGCAGTCACGATCGCGCCGCGGTCGACGACGCTCACCACACAGCAGGCTGCGGACCTGCTCGGCGTCTCACGGCCGACCGTGGTCCGTCTGATCGACAGCGGAGAGCTCCCTGCGGAGCGCCCTGGGACTCGGCGCCAGCTCCTGCTCCGCGACGTGCTCGACTACCGAGAGCGACGACGCCAGCACCAGTACGACGTCCTCGCGGCCACCTCGATCGAGATCGACGACGATGACCCGGGAGAGGCGCTCGCCCAGCTGCGTGACGTCCGCAGCACCGTGGCGAGACGCCGTCGCGCAGCCATGACCGAGTCAGGGCAGTAG
- a CDS encoding YitT family protein: MTDESTPPAAAPTPSTTTGDAPLAPDPSVGPGVAATSDGVGAPVHDGAPVPDPVAELVTRPHRLVEDVVALLIGSLALSFGLMLLKDVGGVSGGIAGIAFLVNYSTGWSFGLVFFLINLPFYALAIIRMGWPFTIKTFTVVALISVLTSFHAANITIEHMTPFYACALGGMFMGLAFLALFRHGASAGGLGIFVFYLQDRFGLSAGVVQLCFDAVIVLCALFVADVPTVLASVLGVVVLNVILAMNHRPGRYRA; this comes from the coding sequence GTGACAGACGAGAGCACGCCCCCCGCCGCCGCGCCCACCCCGAGCACGACGACGGGCGACGCGCCGCTCGCACCGGACCCCTCCGTCGGTCCTGGCGTCGCCGCCACCTCCGACGGGGTCGGCGCACCCGTGCACGACGGGGCGCCCGTCCCCGACCCGGTCGCGGAGCTCGTCACCCGCCCGCACCGCCTGGTCGAGGACGTCGTCGCCCTGCTCATCGGGTCCCTGGCGCTGTCCTTCGGGCTCATGCTGCTCAAGGACGTCGGCGGCGTCTCCGGCGGGATCGCAGGCATCGCGTTCCTCGTCAACTACTCGACGGGCTGGTCCTTCGGTCTCGTCTTCTTCCTCATCAACCTGCCGTTCTACGCCCTCGCGATCATCCGCATGGGCTGGCCCTTCACCATCAAGACCTTCACCGTCGTCGCGCTCATCTCGGTCCTCACGAGCTTCCACGCGGCGAACATCACCATCGAGCACATGACGCCGTTCTACGCCTGCGCCCTCGGTGGCATGTTCATGGGCCTGGCGTTCCTCGCGCTGTTCCGCCACGGGGCGAGCGCCGGCGGGCTCGGCATCTTCGTGTTCTACCTGCAGGACCGCTTCGGCCTCAGCGCCGGCGTCGTCCAGCTGTGCTTCGACGCCGTGATCGTCCTCTGCGCGCTGTTCGTCGCCGACGTCCCCACGGTCCTCGCCTCGGTGCTCGGCGTGGTCGTCCTCAACGTCATCCTCGCCATGAACCACCGCCCCGGGCGCTACCGGGCCTGA
- a CDS encoding ABC transporter ATP-binding protein: MIQVEALTKRYGTTTAVDGLSFTASPGTVTGFLGPNGAGKSTTMRMIVGLERPTSGTATVDGRRYADLPAPLHSVGVMLDARSVHPGRTAYRHLLAHARTHGIGKARVREVIEMTGLESVARRRAGTFSLGMGQRLGIATALLGDPQTLILDEPVNGLDPDGVLWVRRLVRDLAAEGRTVLLSSHLMHELALCADRVVIIGKGRLLADAPVQEIVDRSAGGSLEEAYLELTSGSVEYRGRAAGETSTSGGAR; this comes from the coding sequence ATGATCCAGGTAGAGGCGCTGACCAAGCGCTACGGGACGACCACGGCGGTCGACGGGCTGAGCTTCACGGCCAGCCCCGGGACCGTCACCGGGTTCCTCGGCCCCAACGGCGCCGGGAAGTCCACGACCATGCGGATGATCGTCGGGCTCGAGCGCCCCACCTCGGGGACCGCGACCGTCGACGGCCGCCGCTACGCGGACCTGCCGGCGCCGCTGCACTCCGTCGGCGTCATGCTCGACGCCCGGTCGGTGCACCCCGGCCGCACGGCGTACCGACACCTGCTGGCCCACGCCCGCACCCACGGCATCGGCAAGGCCCGAGTCCGGGAGGTCATCGAGATGACCGGCCTGGAGTCCGTCGCCCGCCGCCGCGCCGGGACCTTCTCCCTCGGGATGGGGCAGCGCCTCGGGATCGCGACGGCCCTGCTGGGCGACCCGCAGACGCTCATCCTCGACGAGCCCGTCAACGGCCTCGACCCCGACGGCGTCCTCTGGGTCCGCCGCCTCGTCCGTGACCTCGCCGCGGAGGGGCGCACCGTCCTGCTGTCCTCCCACCTCATGCACGAGCTCGCGCTGTGCGCGGACCGGGTGGTCATCATCGGCAAGGGGCGCCTGCTCGCCGACGCCCCGGTCCAGGAGATCGTCGACCGCTCGGCGGGCGGCTCCCTCGAGGAGGCGTACCTCGAGCTCACCTCCGGGTCGGTCGAGTACCGCGGCCGCGCCGCCGGCGAGACCTCGACGTCGGGAGGTGCACGATGA
- a CDS encoding ABC transporter permease translates to MTAEAAGRTRTTARHGDPTSRPAVTFARVLASEWTKTAGLAWTLWVPLATVLVAAAMPLGLGMFARPGDGTTAAGLVVSGVVLAQLGPLVLGVLVGTSDFSTSTAATTYTAVPRRLPVLAAQVVLTTGIALVTSLAALGTSVAVTVAQSGTTGLTLDLAAHDGTARALAGVVLYLTAVALLGLGLGALVRRPAGALVVGVVLLVVADRVLAANPGRVADTVRVLLPGVGTRLVETDGRLAVTEAASLGPHLGTWGPGLVLAAWAVGLLVAAGARLRHGDVT, encoded by the coding sequence GTGACCGCCGAGGCCGCCGGACGGACCCGCACGACCGCCCGGCACGGTGACCCCACCAGCCGCCCAGCCGTCACCTTCGCCAGGGTCCTCGCCTCGGAGTGGACCAAGACCGCCGGGCTCGCCTGGACGCTGTGGGTCCCGCTCGCGACCGTGCTGGTCGCCGCCGCGATGCCCCTCGGTCTCGGCATGTTCGCCCGGCCCGGCGACGGCACCACCGCTGCGGGCCTCGTCGTCTCCGGCGTCGTCCTCGCCCAGCTCGGGCCCCTCGTCCTCGGGGTGCTCGTCGGCACCTCCGACTTCTCCACCTCCACCGCAGCCACCACCTACACCGCCGTCCCACGGCGCCTCCCGGTACTTGCCGCCCAGGTGGTCCTCACGACGGGCATCGCACTCGTCACCTCCCTCGCCGCGCTCGGCACGTCGGTCGCCGTGACCGTGGCCCAGAGCGGCACGACAGGGCTGACGCTCGACCTCGCCGCGCACGACGGGACGGCCCGGGCGCTCGCGGGCGTCGTCCTCTACCTCACCGCGGTCGCGCTGCTCGGCCTCGGGCTCGGAGCCCTCGTGCGCCGGCCCGCCGGTGCGCTCGTCGTCGGCGTGGTGCTGCTCGTGGTCGCCGACAGGGTCCTCGCGGCCAACCCGGGACGCGTCGCCGACACGGTGCGCGTCCTGCTGCCCGGGGTCGGCACACGCCTCGTGGAGACCGACGGTCGGCTCGCGGTCACCGAGGCGGCGAGCCTCGGCCCGCACCTCGGGACCTGGGGCCCCGGGCTGGTGCTGGCCGCGTGGGCGGTCGGCCTGCTGGTCGCCGCCGGAGCCCGGCTGCGACACGGAGACGTCACGTGA
- a CDS encoding sensor histidine kinase, with product MPATIPAAPLLGAGHAAARAERSPSPGRRRGGHHSWLVQTVLALVVLLVGAATAVYAHSTVQGIVALGMFPEGTDRLQTVPTVWLAGAAVGAVLLVALRTRPVLAVGILTALALASLVTAGIFGVLGLCLAVALYSVASTRTALVTWSAVVAVVVVLTTAAWRWQVIGVGEMFVWGTFQRPAGTEPFHQLIQPEFSSGRRSATVALLVVLLLLGVAAGASSRARRLKLEAEADHREAAARDREASAALGRASERARIAREMHDIVAHSVSVMIALSDGASAALDRAPDRSREALGELSATGRTALTDMQRVLGALDPDGEPGPSASGSTEPTETDLQTIVERFRAAGLPVTATGLDVDLPASTSVRLALVRIVTEALTNVLRHAPGTTLVSVDVRRTGRTVEAEVVDTGGTQAGDGGSGRGVPGMRDRAALLGGSVEAGPLVGGGWRVHVVLPCDELAPRTSTSTTGVATSSATTDDDATQETP from the coding sequence ATGCCCGCCACGATCCCCGCCGCGCCGCTCCTCGGTGCCGGACACGCGGCCGCACGGGCGGAGCGCAGCCCGAGCCCAGGTCGGCGCCGCGGTGGGCATCACTCGTGGCTCGTCCAGACCGTGCTCGCCCTCGTCGTCCTGCTCGTCGGGGCCGCCACCGCTGTCTACGCCCACTCGACGGTCCAGGGCATCGTCGCCCTCGGGATGTTCCCCGAGGGCACCGACCGGCTGCAGACCGTCCCGACCGTCTGGCTCGCCGGAGCCGCCGTCGGTGCCGTGCTGCTCGTCGCGCTGCGCACCCGGCCGGTCCTCGCCGTCGGGATCCTCACCGCGCTCGCCCTCGCGTCCCTCGTGACCGCCGGGATCTTCGGCGTCCTCGGCCTGTGCCTGGCCGTCGCCCTGTACTCGGTCGCCAGCACCCGGACCGCCCTCGTCACCTGGTCCGCCGTCGTCGCGGTGGTCGTGGTGCTGACCACCGCGGCCTGGCGGTGGCAGGTCATCGGGGTGGGGGAGATGTTCGTCTGGGGGACCTTCCAGCGACCCGCGGGCACCGAGCCCTTCCACCAGCTGATCCAGCCCGAGTTCTCCTCCGGACGGCGGTCCGCGACCGTCGCGCTCCTCGTGGTGCTCCTTCTCCTCGGTGTCGCCGCCGGGGCCAGCTCGCGCGCCCGGCGCCTCAAGCTCGAGGCCGAGGCCGACCACCGCGAGGCAGCAGCCCGCGACCGCGAGGCCAGCGCAGCGCTCGGCCGCGCCTCCGAGCGCGCCCGCATCGCCCGCGAGATGCACGACATCGTCGCGCACAGCGTCTCGGTGATGATCGCGCTCTCCGACGGTGCCTCCGCCGCGCTCGACCGCGCGCCCGACCGCTCCCGCGAGGCGCTGGGCGAGCTCTCCGCGACCGGGCGCACGGCGCTCACCGACATGCAGCGCGTGCTCGGCGCCCTCGACCCCGACGGCGAGCCGGGACCGTCGGCCTCCGGGTCGACGGAACCCACGGAGACCGACCTGCAGACCATCGTCGAGCGCTTCCGGGCGGCCGGGCTGCCCGTCACGGCGACGGGCCTGGACGTCGACCTCCCGGCGAGCACCTCGGTGCGGCTCGCCCTCGTGCGCATCGTCACGGAGGCGCTCACCAACGTGCTGCGGCACGCACCCGGGACCACGTTGGTCTCGGTGGACGTCCGCCGCACCGGGCGGACGGTCGAGGCGGAGGTCGTCGACACCGGAGGCACCCAGGCGGGCGACGGAGGGTCGGGCCGCGGGGTCCCCGGCATGCGTGACCGCGCCGCGCTGCTCGGCGGGAGCGTCGAGGCCGGCCCGCTGGTCGGCGGTGGGTGGCGCGTGCACGTCGTGCTGCCGTGCGACGAGCTCGCCCCGCGCACGTCGACCAGCACGACCGGCGTCGCCACCAGCAGCGCCACCACCGACGACGACGCCACCCAGGAGACCCCGTGA
- a CDS encoding response regulator transcription factor, whose translation MTTVLLVDDQALIRMGLRLVIDSEPDLEVVGEASDGAVALDQVAALAPDVVLMDIRMPGVDGIEATRRVVAEHPAVRVLVLTTFDVDEYAFAALRAGASGFLLKSARPEELADAIRTIASGSSVVAPRVVRRMLDLFAPHLPGGDDASPARPDEVAPVLRDLTPRETDVLRAVAEGLSNAEIAEQLVLSTTTVKTHVGNMLAKLGVRDRVQAVILAYESGLVRSQG comes from the coding sequence GTGACCACCGTCCTCCTCGTCGACGACCAGGCGCTCATCCGCATGGGCCTGCGCCTCGTCATCGACTCCGAGCCCGACCTCGAGGTGGTCGGCGAGGCCTCGGACGGCGCCGTCGCCCTCGACCAGGTCGCGGCGCTCGCCCCCGACGTGGTCCTCATGGACATCCGCATGCCCGGGGTCGACGGCATCGAGGCGACCCGGCGGGTCGTCGCCGAGCACCCGGCCGTGCGGGTCCTCGTCCTGACGACCTTCGACGTCGACGAGTACGCCTTCGCGGCGCTGCGGGCCGGGGCGAGCGGGTTCCTGCTCAAGAGCGCACGCCCCGAGGAGCTCGCCGACGCGATCCGCACCATCGCGTCGGGCAGCTCCGTCGTCGCGCCGCGCGTGGTGCGGCGGATGCTCGACCTCTTCGCCCCGCACCTGCCGGGCGGCGACGACGCGTCACCGGCCCGTCCCGACGAGGTCGCCCCTGTGCTGCGCGACCTCACCCCGCGCGAGACCGACGTGCTGCGGGCCGTGGCCGAGGGGCTGTCGAACGCCGAGATCGCCGAGCAGCTCGTGCTCTCGACCACCACGGTGAAGACCCACGTCGGCAACATGCTCGCCAAGCTGGGTGTCCGCGACCGCGTCCAGGCCGTCATCCTCGCCTACGAGTCCGGCCTCGTCCGCTCGCAGGGGTGA